DNA sequence from the Malus domestica chromosome 06, GDT2T_hap1 genome:
catatacatatattataatatattactACTTGAATACTTAAACCGCATATTTATGTTTTGAGCTTAGAAACTTCATGTTATTTGTCGCGCTACGTACAAAGCAAATTGCACATGGCCTGCACCCTGCAAATAGAATTCACTGAATTGAGTCAAGACCCAAGTTCTCGTTCTCTGCATGAGAGACATATGGAtgagttttgtgcatcaacagtcaAGACATTAGAAAACACGTTAAGGTATGGTGCGTTGTCCTTGTCGTCCCTCCAATCATACATTCAATTTTGCTTGTATGGCACCTTTTATATAAGATGAAAACTTGATTAACTCGGTTTCATGCATCAGTCGTGTATGTGTCGTGCACACACTGACACACACCTGGTGCATAAAGTCGAGATAAGACAATTCTTCTACATGTATAAATGCTTGTTTAGAGTTTATTGAAGGCTGAAATTCAAATGTCATTGTGTTGGTTTCTGTTTGTGACTCTAGCAAGAGTGATTATTGATTACAGACTCGTTTAGAGGTGCTTTTAACAAACTGAAAGCTTTTTAgcgaaaatatttttttgttctaaAATCACTTCAATTGTTTCCCGCAAAAAATACGTAACTTTTACAAGTCTGTAtcaattttcttcttccttgtcCACAATCATTGCCGTTCATCCAGTTGAAGTAATGAGTTCTTTTGCTTCAGAAACCATTTAGCTTTCCCATGAAAGGGTTAACTGGTTAAGACGTTAAGTAGGCAGGTAGGTGAGGAGAGAGGTTGAAAGGTTGAGACCGCTATTTTATTGTACGGTTCGAAAGCACACATTTCTTGGCCCACAATTATTTACAAATTGCAtttctgatttgattttgttggtccACTAATTGTTGTCAAGCACCATAAATATAACAACCAATATTACGATTAATGGTATTCTTAtctatattatctatattatatatatatatatattattaagagaacCCTCCTTGTCAAaaatttccccttttttttttcaaatttacccatacttttgatacacaatatttacataaggatgacaaaataagaaaaaaaggagaaaacatTGACAAGGAGGCTTCTCttaattgtataaaaaaaatgcacttattaagagaaattgttcacacacacaaagtgtgtgctctTTGCTAGTTTACTTATAAATGAGAGATGTTAGGTTCATCTCATATGAATAACAAAGATGTATAACATTGTGATGACTAGTCCATTGTGTGACGTAACCTAATTCAACTTCTTTTAAAGTAGAATATCGTTGTATAAAAAATACCAAAACTATAGAAATTATAGCTATAATGCATTTGTGAGTTTTTCGACCTCTGAAAAGATGGATTGACGTGACGAAACCACTAACTGACCCCTTTTTGAAAATAAGAAATcaatacgttcttattatttgatgcacaaggcctgaaattttataattttgtataTATTCTCATGCTAATACGCTATCCTATCGGATCTTTAATTAGTTCAACCTCTCTCTTATTTTTATTAGGTGCAACAAATAAAGGATTAATCTAAAATTtcgattaattaattaattagttcttAAACATGATCAAGTAAACCAAACTCTCCGTTAACCACTATGCACTCCGTTATGATTTAGTTGAATCGCATGCACTACCAGAAAATTCGCCTCAAGTAGTTATCATTTTTTAACAGTAAAAATTGTCGGCAGTGCACAGTGACTTTGGCATAATTAACCCCGGCAAATGTCACGTGACCACCTTAATGCCAGGCCCAAAATTAACCCGCCATCTACCGCCGGTTTATGATTAGTCACGTGCTCTCTTGTCCCCAAATTTACTTCTCACCCGTCTCCCGGACCACCGTGGTCCTTCCACCTGAAATCCCTCCCATTCTTAAAAGTTCCCCAATTGGACCAATCAGCATCTAACAACGATGTCGGGCTCACGTGTACTCATCCTCATACAATCGTGAATTTCGGTCTACAATCTCGTAACATGTTTACTCGTTTTGAATGACATTTTATCAATCGAAACACCAGCATTAATGTTTTAGTGTGCGTATATAATTCGTAATATAATATTCGATCCCCGACTTAAATACCAGATTGACTCAGAGATATAGTCGATTGCATTCCCATTCTTTGTCTTCTATATTCATGACTTCCCTAAAAATATAATGttggataaataaataaatgaggcTTACAATACAATTCCTAATCTAAATCTCAATCACTGAATCAGATACTAGATTGATTTGGAGATATCGTCAATTGCATTCTCGTTTTTTGTCCTCTACAATTATGACTTCTCTGAAAAACAGAATGctggataaaaaaataaataaataaaaaacactcATAATACAATACGTAATCTAATACCCGATTCCAAAATTAAATATTAGATTGATTGGGAGATATAGTCAAGTGCATTCCTATATTCATGGCTTCTCGATTCGATTCCCATGTTCCAAGTAAACATTCTAATCAAGGGTGATTTGGTAATCCAGCAAGGTTTAATGACTAAACATCCTAGAGTGAAGTAAAAAACTGGTAATTAACGAATAACGACTGCCTCCCTGACCGAAACGACACCGTAGCGATTACCCGCCTCAAAAGTTCCGTACACCGACTCCTCTTCACTTTCGGTTTAAAAGCACAGAGCCTCGAACCACCTTTCTCTCTAAACACACACCGACCGAACCACCGTCAGCTCCTCCGGCAATGCTGCTGGACATTCCGGAAGCTCCGCCGCCGGACTCGTAAACTCAACCCGACTCCACCAAAACCGCTCCATCTAAAATGCCTCCCGCCCACAACCTCAAGCACCGGGTCTTCACCTGCCTGAATAAGCTCTCCGACCGTGACACTCATTCCCTCGCAGCTTCCGAGCTCGAATCCATCGCCCGGACCCTCGAACCGACATCCGTACCCGTTTTTCTCTCTTGCATCCAGTCCACCGACGCCTCCGACAAGTCTCCGGTACGCCGACAATGCGTCCACCTCGTCACCGTCCTCTCTGAAACTCACGGCGACTCGCTGTCCCCGTACCTCTCCAAAATGCTCACCAGCATTACCAAGCGGCTCCGCGACCCGGACTCGGCGGTCCGATCCGCCTGCCAAAACGCCGTCGCTTCCCTCTCCTGCCACGTCACCAAGCCCTCTTCTTTCGGCTCGTTTCTGAAGCCGCTAACCGACGCGCTTTTCACGGAGCAGGACCCGAACTCGCAGATCGGGTTGGCCCTCTGCCTGGCGTCGGGCATCGACGCCGCGCCCGACCCGGAACCCGCGAAGCTGGCGAGGCTGCTACCGAGGCTCGAGAAGCTGATAAAGTGCGACGGATATAAGGCGAAGCCGGCGGTGCTGACGTTGATCGGGTCCGTGATCGCGTCGGGCGGGGCGACCGGTCACGGTGTTTTGAGGAGCTTGGTTCCTTGCCTCGTCGCGTTCCTAAGCAGCGAGGACTGGGCCGCGAGGAAGGCCGCGGCGAAAGCGCTTGCCAAGCTGGCGGTTGTGGAGAGAGAGACGTTGTCGGAGTTCAAAGCTGGGTCCTTAAGAACGTTCGAGAATCGGAAGTTTGATAAggtaaattttaattattttgtgttAATtgacaaatttaattaattatcgaGTTTTTAGCGTAATTAAATTTGTTTAACTGTTAATGTGGGTGATTTGGAATGGTGTGTGATAGGTGAAGAGTGTTAGGGAGGTTATGAGTCAGATGATGGAGGCTTGGAAGAAGATTCCCGATCTCTCCGACGAGGCTTCCCCACCGCCGCGATCAAATGCTTCTTCCAAAGGTATTACTAGATTCGAATCATTGATTAATTGATCTTGGTTTTATGCAAATTCATTGGATTAGTAGGTTTTCTAGTCTTTCAAATGATTTTATTTGATGTTCTTCTGTTTTTCGATATTGGTTTCGGGCTCTTTGATGGATCCAGAGAATGCAAGTGATGGTGATGGACGCCATCCGGTTAGGTCTAGAAACAGCGATACTCCTGGTTCCGGAGCTACTCAATTGAAGAAGAAAGCTAACTCGGCTAGCAGATCAACTCCGCCTCAGAGTTCTTATGCTACCACTGCTAGGAAGACAAGTACTTTGAAGAGTAAGGACAAGAAGGCGAATCCAGGGATGTTAGGGAAACCAGACGGTAAGAAGCCTTCAGATTGGGAAGCTGAGATTAGTGCGCTTGGCGCTCCCTCATCGGCTGGGGCCTTTGATGGCGGTTTTAAGGAGACGGATGTGAATATCCCAGAAAGGAGGATCAATGGGAACACAAAACGGGCCTTGTTCCGTAGGAGTTCTGAAAACAAAGTGCACAAATTTGGTGGGTCAAGGTCAGGATCTCGTGTGGCTCCGTATCATGAGGAGAGGACAGAATCTACCGTTGTTGTCAGTAATGTTACCGAGGATAATCATAAGAACAACAGAGAATGCGAGGATTTATCACGAATCCGCAATCAACTTCTTCAGATTGAAAAGCAGCAGTCCAGCTTACTTGATCTCGTGCAGGTTTGTTCCCACTGCCTGAAAATCGAGTTTACTCttaagtaatttgttttattttccttGATAATTGCAGCTCATAATGTGCCTATATTATGATTAATCTGTTGTTAAGAAGAAGTATAATCAACTCTTGAATCGAAACTACGGTGAGTTTGTAGTGCATTTTGATGTAGGGCTGCTGCTAATCATTTTCTTCGTTTCACTTCTTACATTAGAAATTCATGGGCAACTCGCAAACTGGAATGCGTTCCTTGGAGACTCGTGTACAACGGCTAGAGCTAGCACTGGATGGGATCTCATATGATTTGGCTTTGTCAAGTGGAAGGATGACCAAAGTCAACTCACGCCGCAGCTCGTGTTGCCTGCTACCCGGTGCTGATTTTTGGAGTTCCAAGTTCTGGAGGAAAACAGAAGGCAGGTACTCAACGCCAGGGCTTCCTAATTCCAGGGGCATTGCACCGGCAGGAGCCATGCGCTACAGAGCAGATGACGGTGGCAATGCTGAAGCATTGGAGAACCTTAGGTTTCGGCTCCAGGATAGGAGTGGGTTCATTGTAAACCCTTTGGCAGAGATTCGGAGTGACTCAAGGCGTATATCAGATGCCACACGTCACTAGCGAGTTGGATTCAGAGGTACCGTACAAGATTTTCATCACATTTTCGATGTTATTTTCGTAGTATTTGGATCGTTGGCCTGGTTGCTATCAATAGATGCGATATGATCAAGGCAAATCCGAAGGTTTGTGCTATGTTATTGCCTTCTCGGTTAGCAGCCTCCTGCAAAATCACCGGCGATAGTAGACGAAGATACGAAAGGGAATATTTTGTGTTCTCTTCATTTCCT
Encoded proteins:
- the LOC103437770 gene encoding TORTIFOLIA1-like protein 3 — protein: MPPAHNLKHRVFTCLNKLSDRDTHSLAASELESIARTLEPTSVPVFLSCIQSTDASDKSPVRRQCVHLVTVLSETHGDSLSPYLSKMLTSITKRLRDPDSAVRSACQNAVASLSCHVTKPSSFGSFLKPLTDALFTEQDPNSQIGLALCLASGIDAAPDPEPAKLARLLPRLEKLIKCDGYKAKPAVLTLIGSVIASGGATGHGVLRSLVPCLVAFLSSEDWAARKAAAKALAKLAVVERETLSEFKAGSLRTFENRKFDKVKSVREVMSQMMEAWKKIPDLSDEASPPPRSNASSKENASDGDGRHPVRSRNSDTPGSGATQLKKKANSASRSTPPQSSYATTARKTSTLKSKDKKANPGMLGKPDGKKPSDWEAEISALGAPSSAGAFDGGFKETDVNIPERRINGNTKRALFRRSSENKVHKFGGSRSGSRVAPYHEERTESTVVVSNVTEDNHKNNRECEDLSRIRNQLLQIEKQQSSLLDLVQKFMGNSQTGMRSLETRVQRLELALDGISYDLALSSGRMTKVNSRRSSCCLLPGADFWSSKFWRKTEGRYSTPGLPNSRGIAPAGAMRYRADDGGNAEALENLRFRLQDRSGFIVNPLAEIRSDSRRISDATRH